The following coding sequences are from one Deinococcus aerius window:
- a CDS encoding Uma2 family endonuclease, with product MSDPAPRAMSVEEYLRTEEKSPYKREYVGGFVYPLHAQAGASEPHVLIAGNIFGVLYADAVRAGCRLYQNDMKLRVEDSASFFYPDVMLVCDRNDNDRYAKTSPCLLVEVLSDSTAAHDRFGKYGVYTAIPSLQTYLIVEQRERRVYAYGRGPGGWALQDLSGSGSIDLPCLGRSITLDEIYRGVL from the coding sequence ATGAGCGACCCCGCCCCCCGAGCGATGAGCGTGGAGGAGTACCTGCGGACGGAGGAGAAGAGCCCCTACAAGCGCGAGTACGTGGGCGGCTTCGTCTACCCGCTGCATGCCCAGGCGGGGGCCAGCGAGCCGCACGTGCTGATTGCCGGAAACATCTTCGGCGTGCTGTACGCCGACGCCGTCCGGGCAGGCTGCCGCCTCTACCAGAACGACATGAAATTGAGGGTGGAGGACAGCGCCTCTTTCTTCTACCCGGACGTGATGCTGGTCTGCGACCGGAATGACAACGACCGATATGCCAAGACCTCCCCCTGCCTGCTGGTGGAAGTTCTGTCCGACAGCACCGCCGCCCACGACCGCTTCGGCAAGTACGGCGTGTACACGGCCATTCCCAGCCTCCAGACATACCTGATCGTGGAGCAGCGGGAGCGGCGCGTGTACGCCTACGGTCGGGGGCCGGGCGGGTGGGCACTCCAGGACCTGAGCGGCAGCGGCAGCATCGATCTCCCCTGCCTGGGCCGGTCCATCACCCTGGACGAGATTTACCGGGGCGTTCTCTGA
- a CDS encoding GNAT family N-acetyltransferase, with translation MSFTVRPATPADAPAIAHVHVTSWRETYTGRMPQDFLDRVTDGAARERRQRMWEGATADPAQVVLVAERGGEVVAFASAGPPRDHPGIDAELFTLYALKAAQGQGMGRALLSALARELHARGHRSLALWVLAENPTREWYLRRGGREAGEKTESVPGGELREVRLVWDDLARLR, from the coding sequence ATGTCCTTCACCGTCCGGCCCGCCACACCCGCCGACGCCCCGGCCATCGCCCACGTCCACGTGACGAGCTGGCGGGAGACGTACACGGGGCGGATGCCGCAGGACTTTCTGGACCGGGTGACGGACGGCGCGGCCCGCGAGCGGCGGCAACGGATGTGGGAGGGGGCCACCGCCGACCCGGCCCAGGTCGTCCTCGTCGCCGAGCGGGGTGGGGAGGTCGTGGCGTTCGCGTCCGCCGGGCCGCCCCGCGACCATCCCGGGATCGACGCGGAACTGTTCACGCTCTATGCCCTGAAGGCCGCGCAGGGACAGGGGATGGGGCGGGCCCTCCTCTCGGCGCTGGCCCGGGAGTTGCACGCACGTGGACACCGGAGTCTGGCCCTATGGGTCCTCGCTGAGAACCCCACCCGGGAGTGGTATCTGCGCCGGGGAGGCCGCGAGGCGGGCGAGAAGACCGAGAGCGTCCCCGGCGGCGAGCTGCGCGAGGTGCGGCTGGTGTGGGACGACCTGGCGCGGCTACGATAG
- a CDS encoding GGDEF domain-containing protein, with amino-acid sequence MVRPVPGDAEETPEFQFRHRSLLVILGCVLGASIVTLCVSGAWLFTALDRLVLSFIVVKNAVLFVWLWRRPRALVRVGVLELLFEGIGGVGKLWLALMVDQTAYSLGGYSYWLMLNYFIAALVWRGRAALWVSLGWFAVLLTLGGLYWFSPGIPGGTKQQYGNTLLQLYLTHATLIAFLTLQGGLLRQYLLAILRAERHARLAHLDGLTGLANRRQLEEWLRLGRERAEGTGQDWSVILFDLDHFKRVNDTHGHAAGDEVLRATAAAVRGVLRNGEYLGRWGGEEFLVILPGVGQPAAARVASRLQAAVAAAPHGGVGPVTVSCGVAQGAPGESVPALLARADEALYAAKRGGRALVEVAG; translated from the coding sequence ATGGTGCGGCCCGTGCCCGGCGACGCGGAGGAGACCCCGGAATTCCAGTTCCGGCACCGCTCCCTCCTCGTCATCCTGGGGTGCGTGCTGGGCGCGTCCATCGTCACCCTGTGCGTCTCGGGGGCCTGGCTGTTCACGGCCCTGGACCGCCTGGTGCTCAGCTTTATCGTGGTCAAGAACGCCGTGCTGTTTGTCTGGCTGTGGCGCAGGCCCCGGGCGCTGGTGCGGGTGGGCGTCCTGGAACTCCTGTTCGAGGGCATCGGCGGCGTCGGCAAACTGTGGCTGGCCCTGATGGTCGATCAGACGGCCTACAGCCTGGGGGGCTACTCCTACTGGCTGATGCTGAACTACTTCATCGCCGCGCTGGTCTGGCGAGGTCGCGCGGCCCTGTGGGTGTCCCTGGGCTGGTTCGCGGTGCTGCTCACGCTGGGGGGTCTGTACTGGTTTTCCCCCGGTATTCCGGGGGGCACCAAGCAGCAGTACGGCAATACCCTCCTCCAGCTCTACCTGACGCACGCCACCCTGATCGCGTTCCTGACCCTCCAGGGCGGGCTGCTGCGGCAATACCTCCTCGCCATCCTGAGGGCCGAGCGCCACGCCCGCCTGGCGCACCTCGACGGGCTGACGGGCCTCGCCAACCGGCGGCAACTGGAGGAGTGGCTGCGGCTGGGCCGCGAGCGGGCGGAGGGAACCGGGCAGGACTGGAGCGTCATCCTCTTCGACCTCGACCACTTCAAACGGGTGAACGACACCCACGGGCACGCCGCCGGGGACGAGGTGCTCCGGGCCACCGCCGCCGCCGTCCGGGGGGTGCTGCGCAACGGCGAGTACCTGGGCCGCTGGGGGGGCGAGGAGTTCCTGGTGATCCTCCCGGGGGTGGGCCAGCCCGCCGCCGCCCGGGTGGCCTCGCGCCTTCAGGCGGCGGTGGCCGCCGCGCCGCATGGGGGCGTGGGGCCGGTGACGGTCAGTTGCGGCGTGGCGCAGGGCGCCCCCGGGGAAAGCGTCCCGGCGCTGCTCGCCCGAGCGGACGAGGCCCTGTACGCGGCCAAGCGGGGGGGCCGGGCCCTGGTGGAGGTGGCGGGCTGA
- a CDS encoding flavin reductase family protein, protein MTPPPFFHFDLTALSAADRYKLVTNVVVPRPIAWVSTLGADGHVNLAPFSYFGLMGSDPAVVAFGPGDRADGTPKDTALHIGPGGEFTVNLVSADLAPLMNATATDFPHGMAEPDTLGVALAPGVSVRVPRVAGSPAALECREVQTVLIGRTRVILGEVLGLHLRGDALLDEARMYVDTAALDLVGRMGGRGTYTRTRDTFTIDRVSYVAWRRAREEKAGG, encoded by the coding sequence ATGACCCCGCCTCCCTTTTTCCACTTCGACCTCACCGCCCTGAGCGCCGCCGACCGCTACAAGCTCGTGACGAACGTGGTCGTGCCCCGCCCCATCGCCTGGGTGAGCACCCTGGGCGCGGACGGGCACGTCAACCTCGCCCCCTTCTCCTACTTCGGGCTGATGGGGTCGGACCCGGCGGTCGTGGCCTTCGGGCCCGGCGACCGGGCGGACGGCACGCCGAAAGACACCGCGCTCCACATCGGCCCCGGGGGGGAGTTCACCGTGAACCTCGTGAGCGCCGACCTCGCGCCCCTGATGAACGCCACCGCGACGGACTTTCCGCACGGGATGGCGGAGCCGGACACGCTGGGGGTAGCCCTCGCCCCGGGCGTCTCGGTCCGTGTGCCGCGTGTCGCCGGGAGCCCCGCCGCCCTGGAATGCCGCGAGGTGCAAACCGTTCTGATCGGCCGCACCCGCGTAATCCTGGGCGAGGTGCTGGGGCTGCACCTGCGCGGGGACGCCCTGCTCGACGAGGCGCGGATGTACGTGGACACCGCCGCCCTGGACCTGGTGGGGCGGATGGGGGGCCGGGGTACGTACACCCGCACGCGCGACACCTTCACCATCGACCGGGTGAGCTACGTGGCGTGGCGGCGGGCGCGGGAGGAGAAGGCGGGCGGCTGA
- the xseB gene encoding exodeoxyribonuclease VII small subunit — protein sequence MPEKTPSLSYRAAYARLSRIAAELETGEADLDRVLPLLEEARAAYAACRGRIEAVRAVLAGEWGGAETDPEDEDDADEAAEDGAEDDPYADPF from the coding sequence GTGCCGGAGAAGACCCCGTCCCTGAGCTACCGCGCGGCCTACGCGCGGCTCTCGCGCATCGCCGCCGAGCTGGAGACGGGCGAGGCCGACCTCGACCGCGTGCTGCCGCTGCTGGAGGAGGCCCGCGCCGCCTACGCCGCCTGCCGGGGGCGCATCGAGGCCGTGCGCGCGGTGCTGGCGGGCGAGTGGGGGGGCGCGGAGACGGACCCGGAGGATGAGGACGACGCGGACGAGGCCGCCGAAGACGGGGCGGAGGACGACCCCTACGCCGACCCGTTCTGA
- a CDS encoding lysophospholipid acyltransferase family protein, with product MSDARPSTATPAEGARVPRVIPWVYRLVVFTTTLPIFLRGQRVEIHGREHVPPPGTPLIVAGNHRTGFDPFLIAYSLPPGRFLQFMAKKELFVPVIGDIIRAGGSFPVDRSANDLGAVRTSLRILQAGGTLGIFPEGTRGGGEMQGGVALLALKGKSPVLPVGLSRQGRRWIVRFGEPLPPTGGMKALTAALGERLAELAQPVGERVSGG from the coding sequence ATGAGTGACGCCCGCCCTTCCACCGCCACCCCCGCCGAGGGGGCCCGGGTGCCCCGGGTGATCCCCTGGGTCTACCGCCTGGTCGTCTTTACCACCACGCTGCCCATCTTTCTGCGCGGCCAGCGCGTCGAGATTCATGGCCGCGAGCACGTCCCGCCGCCCGGTACGCCGCTGATCGTGGCGGGCAACCACCGCACGGGCTTCGACCCCTTCCTGATCGCGTACAGCCTGCCGCCAGGCCGCTTTCTGCAGTTCATGGCGAAAAAGGAGCTGTTCGTGCCCGTGATCGGGGACATCATCCGGGCGGGGGGCTCCTTCCCGGTGGACCGCAGCGCGAATGACCTGGGGGCCGTGCGGACCAGCCTGCGCATCCTGCAAGCGGGGGGCACGCTCGGCATCTTCCCCGAGGGCACGCGCGGCGGCGGCGAGATGCAGGGGGGCGTGGCCCTCCTCGCGCTCAAGGGCAAGTCGCCCGTGCTGCCCGTGGGGCTCAGCCGCCAGGGCAGGCGCTGGATCGTGCGCTTCGGCGAGCCGCTGCCGCCCACGGGGGGCATGAAGGCCCTGACCGCCGCCCTCGGCGAGCGCCTGGCCGAACTCGCGCAGCCGGTGGGCGAAAGGGTCAGCGGGGGCTGA
- a CDS encoding ABC transporter substrate-binding protein: MKTLLTLTATLALTATAGATSYPLTLTDDLGRKVTLKAEPKRIVSVLPSTTETLCALGLCDRLVGVDDYSDFPQQVTKLPKVGGLYNPNIEAMVALKPDLVIVSKYGKLVEPLTQAGVTVLAINPETYDEVFSKTLTLGRVVNREAQAKQLVLNMRRDIARVEILTRNAVRKPTTYLEIDPTPYSVGPNSFMGVLLTKAGARNIIPASMGDFPKVDPEFIVKANPQLMLGLDAKAAAGRPGWNTIQAVKAGRVLEIPKELDTILSRPGPRLPQALRGLARLVHPELFK, encoded by the coding sequence ATGAAGACCCTTCTGACCCTGACCGCCACCCTCGCCCTGACCGCCACCGCGGGCGCGACGAGCTATCCCCTCACTCTGACGGACGACCTGGGCCGCAAGGTTACCCTGAAGGCGGAACCGAAACGGATCGTCAGCGTGCTCCCCAGCACGACCGAGACGCTGTGCGCGCTGGGCCTCTGCGACCGCCTCGTGGGGGTGGACGACTACAGCGACTTTCCCCAGCAGGTCACCAAGCTCCCGAAGGTGGGCGGCCTGTACAACCCCAACATCGAGGCGATGGTGGCGCTGAAGCCCGACCTCGTGATCGTGAGCAAGTACGGCAAGCTCGTCGAGCCGCTCACCCAGGCGGGCGTGACGGTCCTGGCGATCAACCCCGAGACCTACGACGAGGTGTTCTCCAAGACCCTCACGCTGGGGCGGGTCGTCAACCGCGAGGCGCAGGCGAAACAGCTTGTTCTCAACATGCGCCGGGACATCGCCCGGGTCGAGATCCTGACGAGGAACGCCGTTCGCAAGCCCACGACCTACCTGGAGATCGACCCCACCCCGTACTCGGTCGGGCCGAACTCCTTCATGGGCGTGCTCCTCACCAAGGCGGGGGCGCGCAACATCATCCCTGCCAGCATGGGCGACTTCCCCAAGGTGGACCCCGAGTTCATCGTGAAGGCGAACCCTCAGCTCATGCTGGGGCTGGATGCCAAGGCTGCCGCGGGCCGTCCCGGCTGGAACACCATCCAGGCCGTGAAGGCGGGCCGGGTGCTGGAGATTCCGAAGGAACTCGACACCATCCTCAGCCGCCCCGGGCCGCGTCTGCCGCAGGCGCTGCGGGGCCTGGCCCGCCTCGTCCACCCCGAACTCTTCAAGTAA
- a CDS encoding FecCD family ABC transporter permease, whose protein sequence is MSLEGEGRVLPVPTRGPRRLGRTAALVAVLLAAVVLAVGLGSVTIPPGDVLGALWRGLSGADLAGNDVIVWQIRLPRVAMGVLVGACLAVCGGAFQGVFRNPLADPYLLGVASGAGLGATVGIVAGWPRATIPLVALGTALGAVALALGLAREGRRFPPTRLILAGVVVGSVLSAFSTFLILRGEDRARQVLAYTLGDLGFSGWRDVATVLPYAAVGCGVLILLGRALDTLGLGDLTARSLGVPVERLRLLVVIAGSVATAAAVAYVGIIGFVGLIVPHVVRLAWGANHRVLLPVSALMGGALLVLADLLARTTILSQVGVVTTLLGGPFFLWLLRRGRHE, encoded by the coding sequence GTGAGCCTTGAGGGGGAGGGGCGGGTACTCCCCGTTCCCACACGCGGGCCGCGACGCCTGGGCCGCACCGCCGCGCTGGTGGCCGTGCTGCTCGCCGCCGTCGTCCTCGCGGTGGGGCTGGGGAGCGTCACGATTCCGCCCGGTGACGTGCTCGGCGCCCTGTGGCGGGGCCTAAGTGGCGCCGACCTCGCCGGGAACGACGTGATCGTGTGGCAGATTCGCCTGCCGCGTGTGGCGATGGGTGTGCTCGTCGGCGCGTGCCTGGCCGTGTGTGGCGGCGCCTTTCAGGGCGTGTTCCGCAACCCGCTCGCCGACCCCTACCTGCTCGGTGTGGCGAGCGGGGCGGGGCTGGGCGCGACGGTCGGGATCGTGGCGGGGTGGCCGCGGGCGACCATTCCCCTCGTCGCGCTGGGCACGGCCCTGGGGGCGGTCGCGCTGGCCCTCGGCCTCGCGCGGGAGGGGCGGCGCTTTCCGCCCACCCGGCTGATCCTGGCGGGGGTGGTCGTCGGGAGCGTCCTCAGCGCCTTCTCCACCTTCCTGATCCTGCGCGGCGAGGACCGGGCGCGGCAGGTGCTCGCGTATACCCTGGGCGACCTGGGCTTCAGCGGGTGGCGGGACGTGGCGACGGTGCTGCCGTATGCCGCCGTTGGCTGCGGCGTGCTGATCCTGCTCGGCCGGGCGCTCGACACCCTGGGGCTCGGGGACCTGACGGCGCGCAGCCTGGGGGTGCCCGTCGAGCGGCTGCGGCTGCTCGTCGTGATCGCCGGGAGCGTGGCGACCGCCGCCGCCGTCGCGTATGTGGGCATCATCGGCTTCGTGGGGCTGATCGTGCCGCACGTCGTCCGGCTCGCGTGGGGGGCGAATCACCGCGTCCTGCTGCCCGTCTCCGCGCTCATGGGCGGGGCGCTCCTCGTGCTCGCGGACCTGCTCGCGCGGACGACCATCCTCTCGCAGGTCGGGGTGGTCACGACGCTGCTGGGGGGACCGTTCTTCCTGTGGCTGCTGCGGCGGGGACGGCATGAGTAG
- a CDS encoding ABC transporter ATP-binding protein, producing MSRAVGADTLEARDLHVRAGSFPAVRGVSAPFRAGQFAAVIGPNGAGKSTLLRALLGLNLPEAGEVRLSGRPLREWPRAERARRLAYLAQGEALPLDARVRDVVALGRGAGEWRWGLIPTRPWTRADEDAVTDALTRTDTLGFEHRRVAELSGGERQRVSLARALAGQPRFLLLDEPTNHLDLAYGLEVIRHARCEAAGGLGVIAVLHDLNLAARADWLLLLHGGRALAQGTPEEVLTPANLHAAYGLQARVMRDAGRLIVIPED from the coding sequence ATGAGTAGGGCGGTGGGCGCGGACACGCTGGAGGCCCGCGACCTTCACGTCCGGGCCGGGAGTTTCCCGGCGGTGCGTGGGGTCAGCGCCCCTTTCCGGGCCGGGCAGTTCGCCGCCGTGATCGGGCCGAACGGGGCGGGGAAAAGCACCCTGCTGCGCGCGTTGCTGGGCCTGAACCTCCCGGAGGCGGGGGAGGTCCGCCTCTCTGGCCGCCCTCTGCGCGAGTGGCCGCGGGCGGAACGGGCCCGCCGCCTCGCCTACCTCGCGCAGGGGGAGGCGCTGCCCCTGGACGCCCGCGTGCGCGACGTGGTGGCGCTGGGGCGCGGGGCGGGCGAGTGGCGCTGGGGCCTGATCCCCACCCGGCCCTGGACCCGGGCCGACGAGGACGCCGTGACGGACGCCCTGACCCGCACCGACACGCTGGGATTTGAGCATCGGCGCGTGGCGGAACTCTCGGGCGGTGAGCGGCAGCGGGTCAGCCTCGCCCGCGCGCTCGCCGGGCAGCCGCGCTTCCTGCTCCTCGACGAGCCGACGAACCACCTCGACCTCGCCTACGGGCTGGAGGTGATCCGCCACGCCCGCTGCGAGGCGGCGGGGGGGCTGGGCGTGATCGCCGTGCTGCACGACCTCAACCTCGCCGCCCGGGCCGACTGGCTGCTGCTGCTGCACGGGGGCCGGGCGCTCGCGCAGGGCACCCCGGAAGAAGTCCTCACCCCGGCGAACCTGCACGCCGCGTATGGCCTGCAGGCCCGCGTGATGCGGGACGCGGGGCGCCTCATCGTGATCCCGGAGGATTAG
- a CDS encoding (2Fe-2S) ferredoxin domain-containing protein has product MPPKFFPTRGHLLVCQGPHCQARGSSLLYRALWNHLERSGLAYYKKGGSLRLTESGCLGACSYGPTVCVYRQRGGGLEEGWYAATDFPLAARIAQAVHEGVELPAEHKYGPEGEG; this is encoded by the coding sequence ATGCCGCCGAAGTTCTTTCCCACCCGGGGCCACCTCCTCGTCTGCCAGGGACCCCATTGCCAGGCAAGGGGCTCCAGCCTCCTGTACCGCGCCCTGTGGAACCACCTCGAACGCTCGGGCCTCGCCTACTACAAGAAGGGCGGCAGCCTGCGCCTCACCGAAAGCGGCTGCCTGGGCGCGTGCTCCTACGGCCCGACCGTCTGCGTGTACCGCCAGCGGGGGGGCGGGCTGGAGGAGGGCTGGTACGCGGCGACCGACTTCCCCCTGGCCGCGAGGATCGCGCAGGCCGTCCATGAGGGGGTGGAGTTGCCCGCCGAGCACAAGTACGGGCCGGAGGGGGAGGGGTAA
- a CDS encoding M15 family metallopeptidase, translating to MGGSSPRLWTPLLAALLLPGSLAASLTPGERLAAGRLVRAYPSFLSRVQGDLLVWKDGTRMPLERARAASYSALLDWPGLLDKLDTVYPACQPLRVPARNEDPGRVRYEPLFQRMYGGSAQEVAAHLDTVNWFGQVLRVTRVNGAAASLRAVAAELARQPALLPYARPSAGAFVWRKIAGTSRLSLHALGAAIDLNTAYSDYWLWKGYREGQAGIRYRNRLPPTLVRVFERHGWIWGGRWYHHGTMHFEYRPELTGTCR from the coding sequence ATGGGAGGCTCTTCCCCCAGGCTCTGGACGCCCCTCCTCGCCGCCCTCCTGCTGCCCGGCAGCCTCGCCGCGAGCCTCACCCCGGGGGAACGGCTGGCGGCCGGGCGGCTCGTCCGGGCCTACCCTTCTTTCCTGTCGCGCGTCCAGGGCGATCTCCTCGTCTGGAAGGACGGCACCCGGATGCCGCTGGAACGGGCGAGGGCGGCCAGCTATTCCGCCCTCCTCGACTGGCCCGGCCTCCTCGACAAGCTGGACACGGTGTACCCGGCGTGTCAGCCCCTGCGGGTTCCGGCCCGGAACGAGGACCCCGGGCGCGTGCGCTACGAGCCCCTTTTCCAGCGGATGTACGGCGGCTCGGCGCAGGAAGTGGCGGCCCACCTGGACACCGTGAACTGGTTCGGGCAGGTCCTCAGGGTCACGCGGGTCAACGGGGCCGCCGCGTCCCTGCGGGCGGTGGCGGCGGAACTGGCCCGTCAGCCCGCCCTCCTGCCCTACGCGCGGCCGAGTGCCGGGGCGTTCGTGTGGCGGAAGATCGCCGGAACCTCCCGCCTGAGCCTGCACGCGCTGGGGGCGGCCATCGACCTCAACACCGCCTACTCGGACTACTGGCTCTGGAAGGGCTACCGCGAGGGGCAGGCCGGGATTCGCTACCGCAACCGCCTTCCGCCCACCCTGGTGCGGGTGTTCGAGCGGCACGGCTGGATCTGGGGGGGCCGCTGGTATCACCACGGCACGATGCACTTCGAGTACCGCCCGGAGCTGACGGGGACGTGCCGTTGA
- a CDS encoding diguanylate cyclase domain-containing protein — METIAAREQERLAALERYAVLDTLPEAAFDRLTALAARLFGVPISLISLVGSQHTFFKACFGLDLRQTDRSLSFCTHALHSLDVLVVPDLAADARFALHPFVTGAPGLRFYAGAPLVTPDGHTLGTLCILDERPRAGFSDQERAALKDFAALVIDELELRLGRQEADRAAQVRETQARTLQDALSLSQLLRGIGDLTDLDLPPGDLLPHIVELTGAALDVDWGGLVVVRGDRATSRGAWHSPAGRDLAGQATRELRREEGGLLWRVAECDVPQFVSDYAREPGAHADLVAAGVRSAASVCLGREGEATYVMTLLRLHRERPWTTRDRQLVDAVSRAVRQSLSQSAARAALRESQERLRLALEAAPVILWTADAAGTFTLVEGRGLAALGANPAELVGRSVREVFAGDPAVLANLDRALAGESFTTQVAVGGRIFEAHYAPLHDAGGRPVGLVGTGYDVTAAVQAQREAVRAREQAEALLELAHLLDGQASAQDLAGAALAAVGRALGEGTLVLWQRAGDRMRPLATHGDLPLPTWDLPVGQVEATGVLQGRAVFLTAPGLSATFPGSGLRGAALLPVAVDIPERAWVLGVYRTGPFGEWSPFERSLLAAAARTLGAGVERQRHVQGLETAARTDILTGLGNRRAFEIDLGAELSRARRLGAAVAVLSVDLDGLKRLNDTLGHARGDALLREFARALRQCLREEDRVHRLGGDEYAVVLPSVGPNEAAIILERVRIAVDRTRAAGFGEVDASAGVACFPADTQDPAELVRLSDLRMYADKAGKRALQVC; from the coding sequence ATGGAGACGATTGCGGCCCGGGAACAGGAGCGGCTGGCGGCCCTCGAACGTTACGCGGTGCTGGACACGCTGCCCGAGGCGGCCTTCGACCGGCTCACGGCGCTGGCCGCGCGGCTCTTCGGGGTCCCCATTTCCCTGATCTCGCTGGTCGGGTCGCAGCACACCTTTTTCAAGGCCTGCTTCGGGCTGGACCTGCGGCAGACCGACCGCTCGCTGAGTTTCTGCACCCACGCGCTGCACAGCCTCGACGTGCTCGTGGTGCCGGACCTCGCCGCCGACGCCCGCTTCGCGCTCCACCCCTTCGTGACGGGGGCGCCGGGGCTGCGCTTCTACGCGGGGGCGCCGCTCGTGACCCCGGACGGGCACACGCTGGGGACGCTGTGCATCCTGGACGAGCGGCCGCGGGCGGGCTTTTCGGACCAGGAACGCGCCGCGCTCAAGGACTTCGCCGCGCTCGTGATCGACGAGCTGGAGCTGCGGCTGGGGAGGCAGGAGGCGGACCGCGCGGCCCAGGTTCGGGAGACGCAGGCCCGGACCCTGCAAGACGCCCTGAGTCTCTCGCAGCTCCTGCGGGGCATCGGCGACCTCACCGACCTCGACCTGCCGCCCGGGGACTTGCTGCCGCACATCGTCGAACTCACCGGCGCCGCCCTCGACGTGGACTGGGGCGGGCTGGTGGTGGTTCGGGGGGACCGGGCCACCTCGCGCGGCGCCTGGCACAGCCCGGCGGGCCGGGACCTCGCCGGGCAGGCCACCCGGGAGCTGCGGCGGGAGGAGGGCGGCCTGCTGTGGCGCGTGGCCGAGTGCGACGTGCCCCAGTTCGTCTCCGACTACGCGCGGGAGCCCGGGGCGCACGCCGACCTCGTGGCCGCCGGGGTGCGCTCGGCGGCGAGCGTGTGCCTGGGGCGCGAGGGGGAGGCCACCTACGTCATGACCCTGCTGCGGCTGCACCGCGAGCGGCCCTGGACCACGCGCGACCGGCAACTCGTGGACGCCGTGAGCCGGGCGGTGCGCCAGAGCCTGAGCCAGAGCGCCGCGCGGGCCGCCCTGCGCGAGAGCCAGGAGCGGCTGCGCCTCGCGCTGGAGGCCGCCCCGGTCATCCTGTGGACGGCCGACGCGGCGGGCACCTTCACCCTCGTCGAGGGGCGCGGCCTGGCCGCCCTGGGGGCGAACCCCGCCGAACTCGTGGGCCGCTCGGTCCGGGAGGTGTTCGCCGGGGACCCGGCGGTCCTCGCCAACCTGGACCGCGCCCTCGCCGGGGAGAGCTTCACCACCCAGGTGGCGGTGGGGGGGCGGATCTTCGAGGCCCACTACGCCCCGCTGCACGATGCCGGGGGGCGCCCAGTGGGGCTGGTCGGCACCGGCTACGACGTGACGGCAGCGGTGCAGGCCCAGCGCGAGGCCGTGCGGGCCCGCGAGCAGGCCGAGGCCCTGCTGGAGCTCGCCCACCTGCTGGACGGGCAGGCGAGCGCGCAGGATCTGGCGGGGGCGGCCCTGGCGGCGGTGGGCCGCGCGCTCGGCGAGGGGACGCTCGTGCTGTGGCAGCGCGCGGGGGACCGGATGCGCCCGCTCGCCACCCACGGGGACCTCCCCCTCCCCACCTGGGACCTCCCGGTGGGGCAGGTCGAGGCCACGGGGGTCCTGCAGGGCCGGGCGGTCTTCCTGACCGCGCCCGGGCTGTCCGCCACCTTTCCGGGAAGCGGGCTGCGGGGGGCCGCGCTGCTCCCGGTGGCCGTGGACATCCCCGAGCGGGCCTGGGTGCTGGGCGTGTACCGGACGGGTCCCTTCGGGGAGTGGTCGCCCTTCGAGCGCAGCCTGCTCGCGGCGGCGGCGCGCACGCTGGGGGCCGGGGTGGAGCGCCAGCGCCACGTGCAGGGCCTGGAGACGGCCGCCCGCACCGACATCCTGACGGGGCTGGGCAACCGCCGGGCGTTCGAGATCGACCTGGGGGCGGAACTCAGCCGGGCGCGGCGCCTGGGGGCAGCGGTCGCCGTGCTCTCCGTGGACCTCGACGGCCTCAAGCGCTTGAACGACACACTGGGGCACGCCCGCGGCGACGCCCTGCTGCGCGAGTTCGCCCGCGCCCTGCGCCAGTGCCTGCGCGAGGAGGACCGGGTCCACCGCCTGGGCGGCGACGAGTACGCGGTCGTGCTGCCCAGCGTGGGCCCGAACGAGGCGGCGATCATCCTGGAGCGGGTGCGGATCGCCGTGGACCGGACCCGCGCGGCGGGCTTCGGGGAGGTGGACGCGAGCGCGGGCGTGGCCTGCTTCCCCGCCGACACCCAGGACCCCGCCGAACTCGTCCGCCTCAGCGACCTGCGGATGTACGCGGACAAGGCCGGAAAACGGGCCCTCCAGGTCTGCTGA